Below is a window of Anaeromyxobacter sp. DNA.
CACCCTGAGCCGGGAGGCCTCCACGGTGAAGCGGATGGGCGGCGCCAGCGCCACCACGCCGGCCACGCGGGTCGGGTACCGGGCCGCCGCGGCCAGCGCCAGCAGCGCCCCCTGGCTGTGGCCCACCAGCAGGACCTGCTCCTGCCCGGTGGCGGCCTGCACCGCGTCGAGCGCCGCCGGCAGGTCCAGCGCCAGGTAGTCGTCGAGCGTCCAGTTGCGCAGCAGGCCCGGGCCGTCGCGGGAGCCGCCGTGGCCGCGCAGGTCGAGGGCGAAGCTGTCCAGGCCGCCGGCCGCCAGGAACGCCGAGAGCGAGTGGCCCGGCACGCCGAAGTCCAGCGCCAGCCGGTTCATGGCCACGCCGTGCAGCAGCAGCACCGGGGGCCTGCGCGGCGCGCCCTTCGGCAGCCGGCGGCCCAGGCAGAGGCGCCAGCCGTCGCTGGTGAGCGCGACCAGCCGCTGGTCCTCCTGCCCCGGCGCCGCCAGCTTGCGGCGCCAGTAGAGCAGGTGCGCCACCGCGGCGGCCGCCAGCACCGCCACGGCGGCCAGGTAGGTGAGGAGGCCGGAGCTCAAGGACCCTGGAGTCTAGACGAGTCCTGGCCCGCGTGCGCCGCCTGCCGCTGCGCGCAGGACCGGCCGGCCGATCGGCGCCGCCCTTCCGTGGCGCGTGCGTTGCACACCGGGGAGACGTGGTCGGGACGAGCGGCACGCCGGGGCTTCCCGTCGTGCCGATCGGCCGGTCCATGGAGCAAGTCGCAGTGGAACCGCCGCCAGGCTGAACGAATCCCGGGCACGCAGGTGCCCATCCTCCGAGCAACCGCTCCCTTGACCGACGAAGGTTTTGGAGCGTAGCGTCAACGCCGATTTTCCATCCCCGAGAGGTGAGCCGTGAAGAAGGTCGAGGCCATCATCAAGCCGTTCAAGCTGGACGAGGTGAAGCAGGCCCTTTCCGAGGTTGGCGTGGCCGGCCTCACGGCCACGGAGGTGAAGGGCTTCGGCCGGCAGAAGGGCCACACCGAGCTCTACCGCGGCGCCGAGTACGTCGTGGACTTCCTCCCCAAGGTCAAGGTGGAGGTGGTGGTCGCCGACGCCCTGGTGGGCAAGGTGGTCGAGGTCATCGAGCGCGCCGCCAAGACCGGCCGCATCGGCGACGGCAAGATCTTCGTGGTGCCCATCGACGAGGTGATCCGCATCCGCACCGGCGAGCGCGGCGAGGAAGCGCTCTAAGCGGGACCGGTGTCCCGCCCAGCCAAGGCTCCTCCGCTCCCGGCGGCGCTGGCACGCGCCGCGGTGGACTCCATCGCCGATGCCCTGGTGATCATCGGGGCCGACGGCGGGGTGGTCCACCTCAACCCGGCGGCGGAGGAGCTGTTCGGCCGCAGCCGCGAGCGGGCCGTCGAGCTG
It encodes the following:
- a CDS encoding alpha/beta fold hydrolase: MAAVAVLAAAAVAHLLYWRRKLAAPGQEDQRLVALTSDGWRLCLGRRLPKGAPRRPPVLLLHGVAMNRLALDFGVPGHSLSAFLAAGGLDSFALDLRGHGGSRDGPGLLRNWTLDDYLALDLPAALDAVQAATGQEQVLLVGHSQGALLALAAAARYPTRVAGVVALAPPIRFTVEASRLRVLPFLARWQLARVGARLVAPLSGLWQPSAASLFIQRGEMDPPIFRRLMMNVIEDLPPGVVRQFESFLREDRFGSYDGAVDHRAALATCRQPALFVAAPRDGMAPPVVVKEACQRWGGEKTYLQLPEGVGHTDLLLGRRAPELLFPKVRDWLLARSTII
- a CDS encoding P-II family nitrogen regulator, which codes for MKKVEAIIKPFKLDEVKQALSEVGVAGLTATEVKGFGRQKGHTELYRGAEYVVDFLPKVKVEVVVADALVGKVVEVIERAAKTGRIGDGKIFVVPIDEVIRIRTGERGEEAL